CTCTGTAGAGGCGACAAGACGTCCGAACGACCGCTTCTTCAGACCCTCGAGTCGTTCAAGGGCTTCAGGAACGACTTCTCCGGCAGTGGTGGAAGATATGTGTGAGTGACTGGTTTTATTTGCGTGCATTGGCTTGCTTTCTGGAGTGTCTGGGCATGTTTCCTAGAGTGCCTGGGCATGTCTCCTAGAGTACCTGAGCATGTCTCATAGAGTACCTGAGCATGCCTCCTAGAGTACCTGGGCATGTCTCCTAGAGTACCTGAGCATGCCTCTTAGAGTACCTGAGCATGTCTCCTAGAGTACCTGGGCATGTCTCCTAGAGTACCTGGGCATGTCTCCTAGAGTACATGGGCATGCCACCTAGAGTTCTTAGACTTGCCTCCTGGCGTGCAATGATATGTTCTATTATTGAACTTCCTAAAAGATTAGTTTTTCGgagaatttgaattaaaaaaaataataatagaaaATTACTGATAGGAATTGGTCCGAAAACCCTGACCTGAGAACATTTTGGGCTTCAACTTTCCTTACTAAAACCACTTATGGAGTAAGTGGCCCATAAGTGGCACTTATGGGCTACTTATTTTCCTGACTTTAACCACTTTAACTATAATATCtttgggggtagggtgttggaatCATGCCAGCATCCTCAGACTCCCCCCAGATATCTGCCAGCTCCAAGGTTTCTTCCATCGATGTATTACATCATTTTGAATTAACTGTGTAAGTCACCTCAAGTCACCCCCTTCAGAAATCTGCTCAAAACCAGGTAGAACATCAATTTTATATCAAATAACGGCGTGGGTGATTTGATTCACACGAATCATCGGAGATTCGAGGACAGCGAAATCGCAATTTTTGTGGCCCCATGTCCGAATCTCCGACGATCCAAGTGATTGAATTTTTTAGTTTAACATGACCCTGCTGTTCTTCGGCAGGTTCTTGTACCACGTGGGCGATAGCGAGCGACAGGAGGAACGCAATGACGAGGGGGAAGTTCGCGGCCAGTACGCCTTTGTAGCTCCCGAAGGAGACGAATACCATTTCAAGTACGACGCTGACAAGGACGGCTACCGCGTCGAGAGCGAGGCCTTGCCGGAAGCCCCCGAGGACACCGAGGACGTCAAGAGAGCCAAGGAAGCCTTCTTTCTGGCCTACAAGAAGGCCCTCGAACTCGCCGAAGGAGATGACTACGAGTACTCAGAGGAGAGCCACGAGTCCAACGAGGAGGAGTCTAGCGAGGAGTCGGACGAGGACGACGAGGAATCAGGcgaggacgaggacgaggacaGCCATCAGAGACTCTTCCAAGGGACTACGAACTTCGAGACACGCTTCCCATACCCATACATTACCAAGTAAATCTCCAGTTAAAGGAACCGAACCTCAGGACTTATCCAATCTGATCATACCTATATAGTCTGTCCAGCATCCTCCTAGCCAGCCGTTTTCCAATCTCCTAGCCAGCCGTTCTCCAATCTCCTAGCTAGCCCCTCGCCAATCTCCTAGCCAGCCATATTTCTTTACAATTGAATATCGAATAAACGAAAAGATTTTCCCGTTTTCCTTCAGAGACAATACCTGACTTTAGGTAAAAGTTATGGGTAAAATCTCTGAACTATTttcttattatatatttatagagaaatatttatttataaaattatattagaaACTGCCATGACTGTTGTATGAATGTGTTTGAGTGCGTGAATGAGGAATGTATAATAATATTGCTTTTGTAATAAATATAAATGTTATACGTGTTGTTTTAATTGTTTTCTTTGGTGGGTTAATTATTCATAGAAAATGTATAAAGAGATAAACTTACTCAAACATCGACACTAGTATATTCacgtcgcacacacacacatactcacacgcacacgcacacacacacacacacacacacacacacacacacacacacacacacacacacacacacacacacacatactcacacgcacacgcacacacacacacacacacacacacacacacacacacacacacacacacacacacacacacacacacacacacacacacacacacacatacacacacacatcgtgcctaacaaaccttctggaattctatgataaaataacgaggataagacaggacagagatggttgggcagactgcatatttctggactgccaaaaagcctttgatacagtaccgcacatgagactgctgttcaagctcgagaggcaggcgggggtggggggaaaggtcctagaatggataaggaactacctaacaggaaggagccaaagagttacggtaaggggcgagaagtcggactggcgaacagtaacaagtggagtaccacaaggatcggtgctgggaccaattctatttcttgtatatgtcaacgacatgtttacaggcgtagagtcctacatgtcgatgtttgcggatgatgcaaagttgatgagaagagttgtgacagatgaggattgcaggatcctccaagaggacctgaacagattgcagagatggtcagagaaatggctactagaattcaacacgagcaaatgtaaagttatggaaatgggactaggagataggagaccaaagggacagtacacaatgaaggggaacagcctacctgtaacgacgcgtgaaagagacctgggggtggacgtaacacctaatctatctcctgaggcacatattaataggataacgacagcagcgtactctacactggcaaaagttagaacatcattcagaaacctaagtaaggaggcatttagggcgctttacactgcctacgtaaggccagtcttagagtatgccgcctcatcatggagtccccatctgaagaagcatataatgaaactggaaaaggttcagaggtttgcaacgagactcgtcccagagctacgagggatggggtatgaagagcgcctgagggaactgtgccttacgacactagaaagaagaagggagaggggggacatgataggaacgtataagatactcagaggaattgacagagtggacatagacgaaatgttcacacggaatagtaacagaacgagaggacatggatggaagcttgaaactcagatgagtcacagagatgtaaggaagttttcttttagcgtgagagtagtggggaaatggaatgcacttcaggaacaggttgtggaagcaaatactattcataattttaaaaccaggtatgatagggaaatgggacag
This sequence is a window from Procambarus clarkii isolate CNS0578487 chromosome 80, FALCON_Pclarkii_2.0, whole genome shotgun sequence. Protein-coding genes within it:
- the LOC123746253 gene encoding larval cuticle protein 65Ag1 isoform X3, which translates into the protein MTSALLLLLVVASLGLCRGDKTSERPLLQTLESFKGFRNDFSGSGGRYVFLYHVGDSERQEERNDEGEVRGQYAFVAPEGDEYHFKYDADKDGYRVESEALPEAPEDTEDVKRAKEAFFLAYKKALELAEGDDYEYSEESHESNEEESSEESDEDDEESGEDEDEDSHQRLFQGTTNFETRFPYPYITK